A section of the Candidatus Latescibacterota bacterium genome encodes:
- a CDS encoding ATP-binding cassette domain-containing protein has product MALVDLKHVSMALGGPLLLDGVQLQIERGERICLLGRNGTGKSTLLRLLLGELTPDGGEIARAPGLRVAHLPQELPVLTQASVRDTVADGFAAVGLPPAGPEQSHLVEQTLTRADLDGDAPLATLSTGARRRALIARALVAEPDLLLLDEPTNHLDIDAIAWLERELARFAGTLFFVTHDRAFLRALAGRILELDRGRLRSWDCDYAAYLERRDALQGAEAAQAAEFDRKLAEEEAWLRQGIRARRTRNEGRVRALERLRAERQARREGAGSVQLSVQDAGRSGREVIRARGVDFAWGDRPILRDFGTVIARGDKVGILGPNGAGKTTLLRLLLGELTPAAGSVEHGTRLALAYYDQQREQLDETRSVQDNVTGGGETLTVDGRSVHVATYLQRFLFTPDQFRAPLARLSGGERNRLLLARLFARPANLLVLDEPTNDLDLETVELLEQQLVDFPGTLLLVSHDREFLDNVCTSTLVLEPDGHVAETVGGYADWARTRRSAAAAPRTERPARPRERQAAPRRLSFKEQRELEVLPGEIEALEAEQAALHARLADPVYCAGAGAKLGADSARLEALAVELAERYERWEALEALRS; this is encoded by the coding sequence ATGGCACTCGTCGACCTCAAGCACGTCTCGATGGCCCTGGGCGGTCCGCTCCTCCTGGACGGCGTCCAGCTCCAGATCGAGCGCGGGGAGCGCATCTGCCTCCTCGGCCGCAACGGCACGGGCAAGAGCACGCTGCTGCGCCTGCTCCTCGGCGAGCTGACCCCCGACGGCGGCGAGATTGCGCGCGCCCCTGGACTGCGCGTGGCGCACCTGCCCCAGGAACTGCCCGTCCTCACGCAGGCCAGCGTGCGCGACACGGTGGCCGACGGCTTCGCCGCCGTGGGCCTGCCCCCGGCGGGGCCGGAACAGTCGCACCTCGTGGAGCAGACCCTCACGCGCGCGGACCTCGACGGCGACGCCCCGCTCGCCACCCTCTCCACGGGCGCGCGGCGGCGGGCGCTCATCGCCCGCGCGCTGGTGGCGGAGCCCGATCTCCTGCTCCTGGACGAGCCCACGAACCACCTCGACATCGACGCCATCGCCTGGCTCGAGCGCGAGCTGGCCCGCTTCGCCGGGACGCTGTTCTTCGTCACCCACGATCGCGCCTTCCTGCGCGCGCTGGCGGGGCGCATCCTCGAGCTCGACCGCGGGCGCCTGCGCAGCTGGGACTGCGACTACGCCGCCTATCTCGAGCGGCGCGACGCCCTGCAGGGCGCCGAGGCCGCCCAGGCCGCCGAGTTCGACCGCAAGCTCGCGGAGGAGGAGGCCTGGCTCCGGCAGGGCATCCGCGCGCGGCGCACCCGCAACGAGGGACGCGTGCGGGCCCTCGAGCGGCTGCGCGCGGAGCGGCAGGCGCGGCGGGAGGGTGCGGGCAGCGTGCAGCTCTCGGTGCAGGACGCTGGGCGCAGCGGCCGCGAGGTGATCCGCGCCCGGGGCGTCGACTTCGCCTGGGGCGACCGGCCGATCCTGAGAGACTTTGGCACGGTGATCGCCCGCGGCGACAAGGTGGGCATCCTCGGGCCCAACGGGGCGGGCAAGACGACGCTGCTGCGCCTGCTGCTGGGCGAGCTGACGCCGGCGGCCGGCAGCGTCGAGCACGGCACCCGCCTCGCCCTCGCCTACTACGACCAGCAGCGCGAGCAGCTCGACGAGACCCGCAGCGTGCAGGACAACGTCACCGGCGGGGGCGAGACGCTGACCGTGGACGGGCGGAGCGTCCACGTGGCGACCTACCTGCAGCGCTTCCTCTTCACGCCGGACCAGTTCCGCGCCCCGCTCGCGCGCCTCTCCGGCGGCGAGCGCAACCGGCTCCTGCTCGCCCGTCTCTTCGCGCGCCCGGCCAATCTGCTGGTGCTCGACGAGCCCACCAACGACCTCGACCTCGAGACCGTGGAGCTGCTCGAACAGCAGCTCGTGGACTTCCCCGGCACCCTGCTGCTGGTCAGCCACGACCGGGAGTTCCTGGACAACGTCTGCACCAGCACCCTGGTGCTCGAGCCGGACGGCCACGTGGCCGAGACGGTGGGGGGCTACGCGGACTGGGCGCGGACGCGCCGCAGCGCCGCGGCCGCTCCCCGCACGGAGCGCCCGGCCCGGCCGCGGGAGCGCCAGGCGGCGCCGCGTCGCCTCAGCTTCAAGGAGCAGCGGGAGCTGGAGGTCCTGCCCGGCGAGATCGAGGCCCTGGAGGCGGAGCAGGCCGCGCTGCACGCGCGGCTCGCCGACCCCGTCTACTGCGCGGGCGCGGGGGCCAAGCTGGGCGCCGACAGCGCGCGGCTCGAGGCCCTCGCCGTCGAACTCGCCGAGCGCTACGAGCGCTGGGAAGCGCTCGAAGCGCTGCGGAGCTAG
- a CDS encoding amidase, which yields MRAAIALLCLLALPAAAAAPEPDVAARAGQLIGLDFSAAEIDTLLPDLADQLESFLTLRALALPNAVPPALVFDPRPVGWQAPAAAAPPRWSEPGRVSRPASLETLAFADLGTLGALLRSGAVSSTELTRLSLDRLERFDPELHCVITLLEERALAAAARADSELAAGRYRGPLHGIPYGVKDLLAVAGAPTTWGAAPYADQVLDSTATVVRKLDAAGAVLVAKLSLGALAWGDVWFGGTTRNPWRVEQGSSGSSAGSASAVSAGLVPFAIGSETWGSIVSPCTRCGVTGLRPSFGRVSREGAMALSWSMDKLGPIARSVEDCARVFDAIRGSGGPREADAAVHDAPFPYAPALDLRGLRIGYLADDFAGDYAGAAQDSAALAVFRGLGVQLIPIALPDAPVASMAFLLSAEAATAFDGLTLSGRDDLLVRQGRFAWPNVFRAARYIPAVEYLEANRARWRLLQAMAELFAQVDVYLSPSFEGDNLLLTNLSGHPSVVLPNGFTEPDQPSSFTLVGRLDDEATLLGVAAAYERATDWHRRHPPAFDAAPR from the coding sequence ATGCGCGCCGCGATCGCTCTGCTCTGCCTCCTCGCGCTGCCGGCCGCCGCGGCCGCGCCGGAACCCGACGTCGCCGCCAGGGCGGGCCAGCTCATCGGTCTCGACTTCAGCGCCGCCGAGATCGACACGCTGCTGCCCGACCTGGCCGATCAGCTCGAGAGCTTCCTGACCCTGCGCGCGCTCGCGCTGCCCAACGCCGTGCCGCCGGCGCTCGTCTTCGATCCCCGACCCGTGGGCTGGCAGGCGCCGGCCGCCGCCGCGCCGCCCCGCTGGTCCGAGCCGGGCCGGGTGAGCCGGCCGGCCTCGCTCGAGACGCTCGCCTTCGCCGATCTCGGCACGCTGGGCGCGCTGCTGCGCAGCGGGGCGGTCAGCTCCACCGAGCTCACCCGCCTCAGTCTCGACCGGCTCGAGCGCTTCGACCCCGAGCTGCACTGCGTCATCACGCTCCTGGAGGAGCGCGCGCTGGCCGCCGCGGCCCGGGCCGACAGCGAGCTGGCGGCGGGACGCTACCGTGGCCCCCTGCATGGCATCCCCTACGGCGTGAAGGATCTGCTCGCGGTGGCCGGCGCGCCGACCACCTGGGGCGCGGCGCCCTACGCCGACCAGGTGCTCGACTCCACGGCCACGGTGGTGCGCAAGCTCGACGCGGCCGGCGCCGTGCTCGTGGCCAAGCTCAGCCTGGGGGCGCTGGCCTGGGGCGATGTTTGGTTCGGCGGCACCACGCGCAATCCCTGGCGCGTCGAGCAGGGCTCGAGCGGCTCGTCGGCGGGCTCGGCCAGCGCCGTGTCGGCCGGGCTCGTCCCCTTCGCCATCGGCTCGGAGACCTGGGGTTCGATCGTCTCGCCCTGCACGCGCTGCGGCGTGACGGGCCTGCGCCCCAGCTTCGGGCGTGTCAGCCGCGAGGGCGCCATGGCCCTGAGCTGGTCGATGGACAAGCTCGGCCCCATCGCCCGCAGCGTGGAGGACTGCGCGCGGGTCTTCGACGCCATCCGCGGGTCGGGCGGGCCGCGCGAGGCCGACGCGGCCGTCCACGACGCGCCCTTTCCCTATGCGCCGGCGCTGGACCTGCGCGGGCTGCGGATCGGCTACCTGGCCGACGATTTCGCGGGCGACTACGCCGGCGCGGCCCAGGACAGCGCGGCGCTCGCCGTCTTTCGCGGGCTGGGCGTGCAGCTGATCCCCATCGCGCTGCCCGACGCCCCGGTGGCGAGCATGGCCTTCCTGCTCAGCGCCGAGGCCGCGACCGCCTTCGACGGCCTCACGCTCAGCGGCCGGGACGACCTGCTCGTCCGCCAGGGCCGCTTCGCCTGGCCCAACGTCTTTCGCGCCGCGCGCTACATCCCCGCCGTGGAGTACCTGGAGGCCAACCGCGCGCGCTGGCGGCTGCTGCAGGCGATGGCGGAACTCTTCGCGCAGGTGGACGTCTACCTGTCGCCGAGCTTCGAGGGCGACAACCTGCTGCTGACGAATCTTTCGGGGCACCCGTCGGTAGTGCTGCCGAACGGCTTCACGGAGCCCGACCAGCCCAGCAGCTTCACGCTGGTGGGTCGGCTCGACGACGAAGCCACCCTCCTCGGTGTCGCCGCCGCCTACGAGCGCGCCACCGACTGGCACCGCCGGCATCCGCCGGCCTTCGACGCGGCGCCGCGCTAG
- a CDS encoding VCBS repeat-containing protein, whose amino-acid sequence MRSNAFRVLVALLLLAVAGSAFAQAVNREDARQVAETWLGARQARGAAPTARILDCQPFTAEGRLLAYRLPLEPAGVIVVSARRALPPIKAFSFETDFDPADDGGVADLLRFTLGESLDLLEARGALAAGEDPAVDRAREAWDRLLAGDAETPRDTPVGPFIASSWHQSAPYKNACPQGDGGICVVGCVATSAAMIMKYWQYPPAGEGSHSYQWGGDDSCGENVGGGILSADFSDPYDWDLILDSYTSGYTAAQAAAAAELNYEVGVAFEMDYGVCASGTYVSWGESVYPDYFRYSTDIDFINRSGHTADGWWARICEELDAFPPRPTHYRINTHSIICDGHQEDAGARYYHMNYGWGGGQNLWYALDEVYCPWSGCDPMVEAMLVNIEPLGYFAVSDPANGEIWTHGDPIPAVHWSGASGSQVVVDLYDGTQFVARLADWTANDGEEIPLGTVQSAWGTGNAYRLKVVGDDLKFGWSGVFGIFGAGAWSEAGGAPLDDGGAGQSASWGDCDGVGGADLYLSNSSSANHLYFGDGVGSFADGSAPPVDVNGFSRGAAWADIDNDGDLDLYLLRTGGETNLLFRNDAGTFTDITAGDVVGDGYSSDLAWGDYDGDGLVDVYVAQVYKPDLLLHNLGDGSFANVAASPLGNAGWGRSANWGDADGDGDLDLYLVRSGTNYFYRNNGDGSFTDATYATGLTDSGNGYGAAWGDADGDGDLDLYIVNDGANRYFRNDGGVFVSSGSGALLDAGAGRSASWVDVDADGRLDLYVVNNGANVLLHNDGGEAFSDATHPLLGDAGNGNAAAWADVDGDGDLDVYLVNAGGPNRLLRNDGVGGHWLLLDLEGTASNRLGIGATVTAVAGGQRVTRTLGGDAGTFSQNAPTLHFGLGSATQVDSLILRWPSGVTQVMTTLAADQHLLVSETVTAVEDAPAPLRLHAAQPNPFNPSTTLRFTLDAPRRVSLAIYDLAGRRVRLLLDGAARPAGESALRFDGRDDAGTPLASGVYLVQLVAEGRRESQKLVLLK is encoded by the coding sequence ATGCGCTCCAACGCGTTCCGCGTTCTTGTCGCCCTGCTGCTGCTCGCCGTCGCCGGCAGCGCCTTCGCCCAGGCCGTGAACCGGGAGGACGCCCGGCAGGTGGCCGAGACCTGGCTCGGCGCCCGTCAGGCGCGGGGGGCGGCGCCCACGGCGCGCATCCTCGACTGCCAGCCCTTCACCGCCGAGGGGCGGCTGCTGGCCTATCGGCTGCCCCTGGAGCCGGCCGGCGTGATCGTCGTCTCGGCGCGGCGCGCGCTGCCGCCCATCAAGGCCTTCTCCTTCGAGACCGACTTCGATCCCGCCGACGACGGCGGCGTCGCCGACCTGCTGCGCTTCACGCTCGGCGAGAGCCTCGACCTGCTCGAGGCGCGCGGCGCGCTGGCCGCCGGGGAGGACCCCGCGGTCGACCGCGCGCGCGAGGCCTGGGACCGGCTGCTGGCCGGCGATGCCGAGACGCCCCGGGACACGCCGGTGGGGCCCTTCATCGCCAGCAGCTGGCACCAGAGCGCGCCCTACAAGAACGCCTGTCCGCAGGGCGACGGCGGCATCTGCGTCGTGGGCTGCGTGGCCACCAGCGCGGCGATGATCATGAAGTACTGGCAGTATCCGCCGGCCGGCGAGGGCTCCCACAGCTACCAGTGGGGCGGCGACGACTCCTGCGGCGAGAACGTCGGCGGCGGCATCCTGAGCGCCGACTTCTCCGATCCCTACGACTGGGATCTCATCCTCGACAGCTACACCAGCGGCTACACGGCCGCGCAGGCGGCGGCCGCCGCCGAGCTGAACTACGAGGTCGGCGTGGCCTTCGAGATGGACTACGGCGTCTGCGCCTCGGGCACCTACGTGTCCTGGGGCGAGAGCGTCTACCCCGACTACTTCCGCTACTCCACGGACATCGACTTCATCAACCGCAGCGGTCACACCGCCGACGGCTGGTGGGCGCGGATCTGCGAGGAGCTGGACGCCTTCCCGCCCCGGCCCACGCACTATCGCATCAACACGCACTCGATCATCTGCGACGGTCACCAGGAAGACGCCGGCGCGCGCTACTACCACATGAACTACGGCTGGGGCGGCGGGCAGAACCTCTGGTACGCCCTGGACGAGGTCTACTGCCCCTGGTCGGGCTGCGACCCCATGGTCGAGGCCATGCTGGTGAACATCGAGCCGCTGGGCTACTTCGCCGTGAGCGATCCCGCGAACGGCGAGATCTGGACCCACGGCGATCCCATCCCCGCCGTGCACTGGAGCGGCGCCAGCGGCAGCCAGGTGGTGGTGGACCTCTACGACGGCACGCAGTTCGTGGCCCGTCTCGCCGACTGGACCGCGAACGACGGCGAGGAGATTCCCCTGGGCACGGTGCAGTCCGCCTGGGGCACCGGCAACGCCTACCGCCTGAAGGTGGTGGGCGACGACCTGAAGTTCGGCTGGAGCGGCGTCTTCGGCATCTTCGGCGCCGGCGCCTGGTCGGAGGCCGGCGGCGCGCCCCTGGACGACGGCGGCGCGGGGCAGTCCGCGAGCTGGGGCGACTGCGACGGCGTGGGCGGCGCGGATCTCTACCTGAGCAACAGCAGCAGCGCCAACCATCTCTACTTCGGCGACGGCGTGGGCAGCTTCGCGGACGGCAGCGCGCCGCCGGTGGACGTCAACGGCTTCAGCCGCGGCGCGGCCTGGGCGGACATCGACAACGACGGCGACCTCGACCTCTACCTGCTGCGCACCGGCGGCGAGACGAACCTGCTCTTCCGCAACGACGCGGGGACCTTCACCGACATCACCGCCGGCGACGTCGTCGGCGACGGCTACAGCAGCGACCTCGCCTGGGGCGACTACGACGGCGACGGGCTCGTGGACGTCTACGTGGCCCAGGTCTACAAGCCCGACCTGCTCCTGCACAACCTGGGCGACGGCAGCTTCGCGAACGTGGCCGCCTCGCCCCTGGGCAACGCCGGCTGGGGCCGCTCGGCCAACTGGGGCGACGCGGACGGCGACGGCGACCTCGACTTGTACCTCGTGCGTTCCGGTACGAACTACTTCTACCGCAACAACGGCGACGGCAGCTTCACCGACGCCACCTACGCCACGGGGCTCACCGACAGCGGCAACGGCTACGGCGCCGCCTGGGGCGACGCGGACGGCGACGGCGACCTGGACCTCTACATCGTCAACGACGGCGCGAACCGCTACTTCCGCAACGACGGGGGCGTCTTCGTGTCCAGCGGCTCCGGCGCGCTGCTCGACGCCGGCGCCGGCCGCAGCGCCAGCTGGGTGGACGTGGACGCCGACGGCCGGCTCGACCTCTACGTCGTGAACAACGGCGCCAACGTGCTGCTGCACAACGACGGCGGCGAGGCCTTCAGCGACGCCACCCATCCGCTGCTCGGCGACGCGGGCAACGGCAACGCCGCAGCCTGGGCGGACGTCGACGGTGACGGCGACCTGGACGTCTACCTCGTCAACGCAGGCGGCCCGAACCGGCTCCTGCGCAACGATGGCGTGGGCGGCCACTGGCTCCTGCTGGATCTGGAGGGCACGGCGTCGAATCGTCTCGGCATCGGCGCCACCGTGACGGCCGTGGCCGGCGGGCAGCGCGTCACCCGCACGCTGGGCGGCGACGCGGGCACCTTCTCCCAGAACGCGCCGACCCTGCACTTCGGCCTGGGCTCGGCGACGCAGGTGGACTCCCTGATCCTGCGCTGGCCCAGCGGCGTCACGCAGGTCATGACCACGCTGGCCGCGGATCAGCACCTGCTGGTGAGCGAAACGGTGACCGCCGTGGAGGACGCCCCCGCGCCCCTGCGCCTGCACGCCGCCCAGCCGAATCCCTTCAACCCGAGCACGACGCTCCGCTTCACGCTCGACGCGCCCCGCAGGGTCAGCCTGGCGATCTACGATCTCGCCGGGCGCCGGGTGCGTCTGCTGCTGGACGGCGCCGCCCGGCCGGCGGGCGAGAGCGCGCTGCGCTTCGACGGCCGCGACGACGCGGGCACGCCGCTGGCCAGCGGCGTCTACCTGGTGCAGCTGGTGGCCGAGGGACGGCGGGAGTCGCAGAAGCTGGTGCTGCTAAAGTGA
- a CDS encoding RNA-binding protein: protein MAKKLYVGNLPFSATEDEIRALFEKHGTVVSVNLINDRETGRPRGFGFVEMEDPTAAMSALDGFEFGGRTLRVNEAEERRDRGGRGGGGGGNWRR, encoded by the coding sequence ATGGCTAAGAAACTGTACGTGGGCAACCTGCCTTTCAGTGCCACCGAGGATGAGATCCGCGCCCTGTTCGAGAAGCATGGCACGGTCGTGTCCGTCAACCTGATCAACGATCGCGAGACCGGCCGCCCCCGTGGCTTCGGTTTCGTGGAGATGGAGGATCCGACCGCGGCCATGAGCGCCCTGGACGGATTCGAGTTCGGTGGTCGCACCCTTCGCGTCAACGAGGCCGAGGAGCGCCGCGATCGCGGCGGCCGCGGTGGCGGCGGTGGGGGCAACTGGCGCCGCTAG
- a CDS encoding HAD-IG family 5'-nucleotidase has translation MPTDAQPAPTGALPPPERRIFCNRTLNLRSIRAIGYDMDYTLIHYRVEKWEQRSFSTMRRKLREAGWPVGELRFAPRDFQRGLIIDLELGNILKANQFGYVKRAAHGTRMLDFEPLRQAYAETVVDLSEPRFVFLNTLFSLSEASMYAQLVDLVEAGQAPAPVGYADLYRLVKRVLDEAHLEGKLKAEIVAKPEAFVDLDPEVPWTLLDQKRAGKHLLLITNSEWPFTQAMMRYAFDRYLPADMTWRDLFDLIIVAARKPAFFLGQQPFFEVVDEQGLLTPVVGPPRAGGIFHGGHAGAVEQIFGLRGAQFLYVGDHAYGDVHVSKNLRRWRTALVARELEAEIRAEKAFTPRQRELTALMARKVEMERELSLLRLRVLHRKEGIAPPREASLKELEAQLAAKREELLALDAAITPLAQAVGELGNRRWGLLMASGNDRSYFARQVERHADIYTSRVSNLIYESPYAFFRAHRSVMPHERSLNGG, from the coding sequence ATGCCCACCGACGCGCAGCCCGCGCCCACGGGAGCGCTGCCCCCGCCGGAGCGCCGCATCTTCTGCAACCGCACCCTCAACCTGCGCTCCATCCGGGCCATCGGCTACGACATGGACTACACGCTCATCCATTACCGGGTGGAGAAGTGGGAGCAGCGCAGCTTCTCGACCATGCGGCGCAAGCTGCGCGAGGCGGGCTGGCCCGTCGGGGAGCTGCGCTTCGCGCCGCGGGACTTCCAGCGCGGGCTGATCATCGATCTGGAGCTGGGGAACATCCTCAAGGCCAACCAGTTCGGCTACGTGAAGCGCGCGGCGCACGGCACGCGCATGCTGGACTTCGAGCCCCTGCGCCAGGCCTACGCCGAGACGGTGGTGGACCTGTCGGAGCCGCGTTTCGTCTTCCTCAACACGCTCTTCTCGCTGTCCGAGGCGAGCATGTACGCGCAGCTCGTCGATCTCGTGGAAGCGGGCCAGGCGCCGGCGCCCGTGGGCTACGCCGACCTCTACCGGCTGGTGAAGCGCGTCCTCGACGAGGCGCACCTGGAGGGCAAGCTGAAGGCGGAGATCGTCGCGAAGCCCGAGGCCTTCGTGGACCTCGATCCCGAGGTGCCCTGGACCCTGCTCGACCAGAAGCGCGCCGGCAAGCACCTGCTGCTCATTACCAACTCGGAGTGGCCCTTCACGCAGGCCATGATGCGCTACGCCTTCGACCGCTACCTGCCCGCCGACATGACCTGGCGCGATCTCTTCGATCTCATCATCGTGGCGGCGCGGAAGCCGGCCTTCTTCCTGGGCCAGCAGCCCTTCTTCGAGGTGGTGGACGAACAGGGCCTCCTGACGCCGGTGGTGGGCCCGCCGCGCGCGGGTGGCATCTTCCACGGCGGGCACGCCGGCGCGGTGGAGCAGATCTTCGGGCTGCGCGGCGCGCAGTTCCTCTACGTGGGGGACCATGCCTACGGGGACGTCCACGTGTCCAAGAACCTCCGCCGCTGGCGCACGGCCCTGGTGGCCCGCGAGCTGGAGGCGGAGATCCGCGCCGAGAAGGCCTTCACGCCGCGGCAGCGCGAGCTGACGGCGCTCATGGCCCGCAAGGTGGAGATGGAACGCGAGCTCTCGCTGCTGCGACTGCGCGTGCTGCACCGCAAGGAGGGCATCGCGCCGCCGCGCGAGGCGAGCCTGAAGGAGCTCGAGGCGCAGCTCGCGGCGAAGCGCGAGGAGCTGCTGGCGCTGGACGCCGCCATCACGCCGCTGGCGCAGGCGGTGGGGGAGCTCGGCAACCGGCGCTGGGGGCTGCTCATGGCCAGCGGCAACGACCGCAGCTACTTCGCGCGGCAGGTGGAGCGGCACGCGGACATCTACACCTCGCGCGTGTCGAACCTGATCTACGAGTCGCCCTACGCGTTCTTCCGCGCCCACCGCAGCGTGATGCCGCACGAGCGCAGCCTGAACGGCGGCTAG
- the pyk gene encoding pyruvate kinase: protein MRKTKIVATIGPASSSPETLDALLEAGMNVARLNFSHGTHDEHRAKVEALRAASARTGKPVAILQDLAGPKIRVGNVAGGSVRLKPGARFLLRAAEDAPGDADGVSVNTPRVVKDVAPGEHLLLADGALELEVLEQRDDALVTRVLVGGVLGSHKGINLPSSTLKLPSLTAKDEDDLAFGLSLGVDFVALSFVREAADLERCRELMRAHGDPVPLIAKVEKHEALTHMDAIIAAADGVMVARGDLGVETPLARVPTVQKQLIAKCNRAGIPVITATQMLGSMTQSPRPTRAEVADVANAILDGTDAVMLSEESAMGQYPVEAVATMDRIARETEEVFPYDSWEGRVAHSARQGLREAVAHGACALAAAVDAAAIIPFTRSGGTAQLVAKYRPAMPILAPCSLERTRRRLLLSWGIIPLASERLPDSEAMLRHACQVALDTGLVAPGQTVVLTAGLPVGHEGVTNTIRAAVLD from the coding sequence ATGCGCAAGACGAAGATCGTCGCCACCATCGGTCCGGCCTCCTCGTCGCCGGAGACGCTCGACGCGCTGCTCGAAGCGGGCATGAACGTGGCCCGCCTGAACTTCTCCCACGGCACCCACGACGAGCACCGCGCCAAGGTGGAGGCCCTCCGCGCCGCCTCGGCGCGCACGGGCAAGCCGGTGGCCATCCTGCAGGATCTGGCCGGGCCCAAGATCCGCGTGGGGAACGTCGCCGGCGGCAGCGTGCGCCTGAAACCCGGCGCGCGTTTCCTGCTGCGCGCGGCGGAGGACGCGCCCGGCGACGCCGACGGCGTGAGCGTGAACACCCCGCGCGTCGTGAAGGACGTGGCCCCCGGCGAGCACCTGCTACTCGCGGACGGCGCCCTCGAACTCGAGGTCCTCGAACAGCGGGACGACGCGCTCGTCACCCGCGTGCTGGTGGGCGGTGTGCTCGGCTCGCACAAGGGCATCAACCTGCCCAGCAGCACGCTCAAGTTGCCCAGCCTCACCGCGAAGGACGAGGACGACCTCGCCTTCGGCCTGTCGCTGGGGGTGGACTTCGTCGCGCTCTCCTTCGTGCGCGAGGCCGCCGACCTCGAACGCTGCCGCGAGCTCATGCGGGCGCACGGCGATCCCGTGCCGCTCATCGCGAAGGTCGAGAAGCACGAGGCCCTGACCCACATGGACGCCATCATCGCGGCGGCGGACGGCGTCATGGTGGCGCGCGGCGACCTCGGCGTGGAGACGCCGCTGGCCCGCGTGCCCACCGTGCAGAAGCAGCTCATCGCCAAGTGCAACCGCGCGGGCATCCCCGTGATCACGGCGACGCAGATGCTCGGCTCCATGACCCAGAGCCCGCGTCCCACGCGCGCCGAGGTCGCGGACGTGGCCAACGCGATCCTCGACGGCACCGACGCGGTCATGCTCTCCGAGGAGAGCGCGATGGGGCAGTACCCGGTGGAGGCCGTCGCCACGATGGACCGCATCGCGCGCGAGACGGAGGAGGTCTTCCCCTACGACAGCTGGGAGGGGCGCGTGGCCCACAGCGCACGGCAGGGACTGCGCGAGGCGGTGGCCCACGGCGCCTGCGCGCTCGCCGCCGCGGTGGACGCCGCCGCGATCATCCCCTTCACGCGCTCGGGCGGCACGGCGCAGCTCGTGGCGAAGTATCGGCCGGCGATGCCCATCCTCGCGCCCTGCTCCCTGGAGCGCACGCGGCGTCGGCTGCTGCTGAGCTGGGGGATCATCCCGCTGGCCAGCGAACGCCTGCCCGACAGCGAGGCCATGCTGCGCCACGCCTGCCAGGTGGCGCTGGACACGGGGCTCGTCGCGCCGGGACAGACCGTCGTGCTCACGGCGGGACTGCCCGTGGGCCACGAGGGCGTGACCAACACGATCCGCGCGGCCGTGCTGGACTAG